The following nucleotide sequence is from Corynebacterium hindlerae.
CAGACAGCCCCATGCCTTGCGTCATCGTCGGCATACCCCAAAGCAGATTAAACACAATGAGCGGCATGAGCATGGTGAAGTGGTTGAAAAACCCCATCCAGCACACCGGCAGACGCAGCACATCGCGCAACGAACCGCTCTGCTGTTTCCGGCGCTCCGCAGGCGCATCAGAGATCAGGATGCTGGCAGCAATCGCCACCAACATGCCCACCGCGCCCAGCGAAATAAACGCAGTCTGCCAGCCTCGCGCCCCCAGCAACGCAAGGAACGGCACCGCCGACAGGAACTGGCCAGCCTGACCGATCGCGGCGCTGAGCTGGGTAAATAGCGGAGTATGCTTCAGTGGGAACCAGAACGGCAAAATCCGCATGACGGACAGAAACGCTGTCGCATCGCCCGCACCGATCAGCACACGCGCGACAATCGCCACCGCATACGACGCCGTCAGCCCCAACATCAACTGGCCGACCGCCATCACCAACGCGCCTGCAAACAGTAACCGGCGCGCTCCAAATCTGTCGATCAACATGCCCGTCGGGATCTGCACCAATGCGTACACCCCCACCTGCACGGAGGTGAACACCGCCAGCTGAGAGGCGTCAATGTGGAAGTGCTCGGTAGCCTCCACACCCGCGACCCCCAGGGACGTCCGGCCGGTAATCGCCATGACGTACACCAACACCGCAGCGGTCCACACCACCAGGGCGCGCCGGGTTAATTGTGTTCGGGGATCGACGTTCATTTGGCGAGTCGGGCGGAGACGATCACGTTGTATCCCAAGTCTTGCGCGCCGGATACTGAGCAGGCGATGAGGATCATGCGCCCCGGATCATGTTCGTCGACGAGCTCTTTATCTTCGATGGCGTCGTATTTGTCGACCAGCCACGCATTATCTACGATCCACTGGCGGTTGTTGCCGGCGCTGTCAGTCATGGTGATGCGCGAGCCGTTCAACTTGTCGCTGGAGTATCGGCCGACCGTGCCGCCCGATACCGCAGGGACCTGTTCGGCTGGCTTATTGAGGTCCACAGCCGCCGTGACAACCTCAGAGATCGAGTTGAAGACGAGCTTCTGCTGCCCCCAGGCATGCCCGAGCACATACATGGTGCCGGCTTCCGGCTTGCTGGGGTCCACACCCCAGCCTTCTACCCAACGCACCATGGTGTCCTGTGGGCCTGCGGGGTTGAGCGGCAGGACGTAAGGCATGGAGTCGTAGGTCGCGCCCGTCACGGCAGCGGGGC
It contains:
- a CDS encoding MFS transporter codes for the protein MNVDPRTQLTRRALVVWTAAVLVYVMAITGRTSLGVAGVEATEHFHIDASQLAVFTSVQVGVYALVQIPTGMLIDRFGARRLLFAGALVMAVGQLMLGLTASYAVAIVARVLIGAGDATAFLSVMRILPFWFPLKHTPLFTQLSAAIGQAGQFLSAVPFLALLGARGWQTAFISLGAVGMLVAIAASILISDAPAERRKQQSGSLRDVLRLPVCWMGFFNHFTMLMPLIVFNLLWGMPTMTQGMGLSASTAASVLVINTVCTVLAGPLHGIVSARAGRRRELFSLSYSVILFCATAVFFWPSQPRGFVAIALLAGLLGLLGPASNYGFDSVRENLPHSVVTTGTGLANMGGFLAAMVAAQGIGTVLAQVSDGHWSWSAFQVAWISMFVVWGLGIVGLAATRVWFNRGRAR
- a CDS encoding sortase family protein, with translation MRRITAAALILITTATLASCGKKEEETAPAPQPSISETPTPTPTPTVNVGPPPAATGSFTMDGPAAVTGATYDSMPYVLPLNPAGPQDTMVRWVEGWGVDPSKPEAGTMYVLGHAWGQQKLVFNSISEVVTAAVDLNKPAEQVPAVSGGTVGRYSSDKLNGSRITMTDSAGNNRQWIVDNAWLVDKYDAIEDKELVDEHDPGRMILIACSVSGAQDLGYNVIVSARLAK